Proteins from a genomic interval of Clostridium sp. 'deep sea':
- a CDS encoding GntR family transcriptional regulator, with the protein MLINFESDKPIYMQLAEGLEDAILSGIYTEENKIPSTTEISVRYKINPATALKGVNMLVNNDIVYKKRGIGMFVRQGATKKIRDKRKVIFFENYVKSLLHEAKKIGVTKKEIIQMLERAE; encoded by the coding sequence ATGCTAATAAATTTTGAAAGTGATAAGCCTATTTATATGCAGTTAGCTGAGGGATTAGAAGATGCAATTTTATCTGGTATATATACTGAAGAGAATAAAATACCGTCTACAACAGAGATATCAGTTAGGTATAAGATTAACCCAGCAACAGCTTTAAAAGGTGTAAATATGTTGGTTAATAATGATATTGTATATAAAAAGCGGGGAATAGGCATGTTTGTTAGGCAAGGGGCAACAAAAAAAATTAGAGATAAAAGAAAGGTAATCTTTTTTGAGAATTATGTGAAATCATTACTACATGAGGCCAAGAAAATTGGTGTTACTAAAAAAGAAATAATACAAATGCTGGAAAGGGCAGAGTAA
- a CDS encoding ABC transporter ATP-binding protein — protein MSFIEFKNVTKTYKNVVALNNINLKLEKGKIYGLLGRNGAGKTTLLNILTNKIFCNSGDVLLEGESVVENDKAQGRIYCMVEQCYYPEGSKIKSLFEWSKAFYPKFDNNYALELAHKFNLNINKKVKELSTGYSSIYKIIISLACNADIIILDEPVLGLDANHRDLFYKELINKYSKDMQTIILSTHLVQEAANIIEEVIIIDEGKVMLTDTVENLLSQGFTITGPAQQVDSFTKNLNTLGEDVLGGLKSVYVLENISKESIPQGLELSKIDLQKLFVHLTNKDGE, from the coding sequence ATGAGCTTTATAGAATTTAAAAATGTTACCAAAACATATAAAAATGTAGTTGCGCTTAATAATATAAATCTTAAATTAGAGAAAGGCAAGATATACGGTTTGTTAGGTCGAAATGGAGCTGGCAAAACAACACTCTTAAATATTTTAACTAATAAAATATTTTGCAATAGTGGAGATGTATTATTAGAGGGAGAATCAGTAGTAGAAAATGATAAAGCTCAAGGCAGAATTTATTGTATGGTTGAGCAATGTTATTACCCAGAAGGAAGCAAAATTAAAAGCTTATTTGAATGGAGCAAAGCTTTTTATCCTAAGTTTGATAACAATTATGCTTTAGAGTTAGCACATAAATTTAATCTTAACATAAATAAAAAAGTTAAAGAGTTATCTACTGGTTATTCTTCAATATATAAAATCATTATTTCTTTGGCTTGTAATGCAGACATTATAATTTTAGATGAACCTGTTTTAGGGTTAGATGCAAACCATCGAGATTTATTTTATAAAGAGTTAATAAATAAGTACTCAAAAGATATGCAAACAATTATATTGTCTACTCATTTAGTTCAGGAGGCTGCCAACATAATAGAGGAAGTTATAATAATTGATGAGGGCAAAGTAATGTTAACCGATACAGTGGAGAATCTCTTATCACAAGGCTTTACTATAACAGGTCCAGCTCAGCAGGTAGATAGTTTTACAAAGAATTTAAATACTTTAGGTGAAGATGTACTAGGTGGATTAAAATCTGTGTATGTACTAGAGAATATCTCTAAAGAATCTATTCCCCAGGGTTTAGAATTATCTAAAATTGATTTGCAAAAATTATTTGTGCACTTAACAAATAAGGATGGTGAATAA